In Tubulanus polymorphus chromosome 2, tnTubPoly1.2, whole genome shotgun sequence, a single window of DNA contains:
- the LOC141900362 gene encoding uncharacterized protein LOC141900362, whose product MFGQGAQYGCIQPTSKLRHRFLILDRGSPHVIDEVFNNVPFKAKFRGNVEKLRSIEAVPGMDGFVFSIDPLYKASSGQRWHLQVIYLITSADKLTRYKRDTAIIPTTEIKNSTRLKSRESTEILEEIDSSIPYITSSPNRKGTNMKLLNLRQSQNKHRDEKNRETFSSTIVIPQRILLPLAICACLILLIFAGCTAEIFVARNRTNSDRRRTLPVVGTAAAADDDEPVEDGNPLS is encoded by the exons ATGTTTGGTCAGGGGGCACAATACGGCTGCATTCAACCCACATCCAAACTCAGACATCGCTTTCTTATCTTG gATAGAGGAAGCCCGCACGTCATCGACGAGGTGTTTAACAATGTTCCGTTTAAGGCTAAATTCAGAGGAAATGTTGAAAAGTTACGATCCATTGAAGCGGTTCCAGGGATGGATGGATTTGTATTCAGTATTGATCCGTTATATAAA GCAAGTTCGGGACAGCGATGGCATCTTCAAGTCATCTATCTTATCACTTCTGCTGATAAACTCACGCGATACAAACGAGATACCGCCATCATACCAACAACGGAGATTAAAAACTCAACGAGACTGAAAAGTCGCGAGTCGACTGAAATTTTGGAAGAGATCGATTCGTCAATTCCGTATATTACTAGCAGCCCGAACCGTAAAGGgacaaatatgaaattattgaatctCAGACAATCTCAAAATAAACACCGCGATGAAAAAAATCGCGAAACGTTTTCGTCAACAATCGTTATACCTCAACGGATTTTATTACCGTTAGCAATTTGTGCTTGTTTGATATTGTTGATTTTTGCGGGTTGCACCGCCGAGATTTTTGTCGCGCGGAATAGGACTAATTCTGATCGTCGACGAACTTTGCCGGTTGTCggaacagcagcagcagcagatgaTGATGAACCGGTAGAAGATGGAAATCCGTTGTCATGA
- the LOC141898882 gene encoding uncharacterized protein LOC141898882, translating into MDLKNISTTFEPTVTTPGDWCAWTVKNRPFKWNLQFSVYMYIFCYGPVTILGIALNVVTILVLKKMNNEAYYLIQVLAIFDLSYSLSVFTMYPLRTLHIYIHLGDVLFRNDDWYYGWEFIQVALGPYRMFQQIRNWCVILISLERLVITIFPLKSRLFWTRKVVNSLIFLITAYGVLVYLPHLLPERGLEPIGCIEGGPGVTLVRESYLINSALISRWNDFAEGWEGTISSIVVPMFSLIVLNIILVISLIIIKLSSGKKLNKSAASSLELRVLRMSLALVASYIICESSIFIEKMGYYNKFQIKIHFPGLNPEASYLIYRKLAIVLTVVDSCLNFFVYCFTNNKFRLAVKIVSIKSTLG; encoded by the coding sequence ATGGATTTGAAGAATATTTCAACGACTTTCGAACCGACTGTGACAACTCCCGGTGATTGGTGCGCGTGGACTGTGAAAAACAGACCGTTCAAATGGAACCTACAATTCAGtgtttacatgtatattttctgTTACGGACCCGTCACGATACTCGGCATCGCTCTGAACGTCGTCACAATTTTAGTGTTAAAGAAAATGAACAATGAAGCGTACTATCTGATACAAGTTTTagctatttttgatttatcttaCAGTCTAAGTGTATTCACCATGTACCCTCTACGTACACTGCACATCTATATACATTTAGGAGACGTTCTTTTTCGCAATGATGACTGGTATTACGGTTGGGAATTCATACAAGTCGCTTTAGGCCCGTATCGCATGTTTCAACAAATTCGAAATTGGTGCGTGATTCTTATCAGTTTAGAAAGACTCGTCATAACAATTTTCCCATTGAAATCACGATTATTCTGGACTCGAAAAGTGGTGAATTCtctgatatttttgattacCGCATACGGCGTTCTCGTTTATTTACCGCATTTGTTACCGGAACGGGGGCTTGAACCAATAGGTTGCATAGAAGGGGGACCAGGCGTGACACTTGTTCGCGAGTCTTATCTCATCAATTCTGCATTAATCAGTAGATGGAATGACTTTGCAGAAGGCTGGGAAGGAACGATATCCAGTATTGTTGTGCCCATGTTTTCATTAAttgttttaaacattattttggtAATCAGTTtgataattatcaaattatcgaGCGGGAAGAAGTTGAATAAGAGCGCTGCCAGTAGTTTAGAGCTGCGAGTTTTACGAATGTCGTTAGCGTTAGTCGCTTCATACATTATTTGtgaatcatcaattttcatcgaaaaaatgGGGTATTACAACaagtttcaaatcaaaattcattttccaGGTTTAAATCCTGAAGCATCGTATCTGATATATCGGAAATTAGCTATCGTTCTGACCGTCGTCGATTCCTGTTTAAATTTCTTCGTGTATTGTTTCACTAATAACAAATTCAGACTTGCTGTAAAAATTGTGTCCATTAAATCTACGCTTGGTTAA